A region of Armatimonadota bacterium DNA encodes the following proteins:
- a CDS encoding glycosyltransferase family 4 protein yields the protein MKILHIETGRHWLGGPAQVLYLMQGLKMRGHGVCLVCPKSSALGLRAADAGLEVQFTAFDSDVDPRLLWGATKAIRAFDPDIVHLHSRRGADTLGAVAARLCHRPTVLSRRVDYPLRDAPLVRWRYENLFDHIIAISEAIRRVVIAGGVAAENVTTVHSAVNIEQFHPDAERAAAARSELGVAPDAPLFAIVAHMIPRKGHDVLWNAVKRLSDEAPELRVAVFGKGDSEQRLRDRAAELGIDGHLVWCGFREDLPDVLPAIDCLVHPARMEGLGVAILQALACAKPVIACPVGGIPEAVSPPEDGWLVPVDDDAALADAMRSVIADPSAAALKGAAGRILMERSFSVDAMVEGNLAVYEKVLRRDPRTGVPVSAAGPA from the coding sequence GTGAAGATTCTGCACATCGAAACCGGCAGGCATTGGCTGGGCGGCCCCGCGCAGGTCTTATATCTGATGCAGGGGCTCAAAATGCGCGGGCACGGCGTTTGCCTCGTGTGCCCGAAATCGAGCGCGTTGGGCCTTCGCGCCGCCGACGCGGGGCTGGAAGTTCAATTCACGGCCTTCGACAGCGACGTCGATCCGCGTCTCTTGTGGGGCGCGACGAAGGCGATCCGGGCATTCGATCCGGATATCGTCCACCTGCACAGCCGGCGCGGCGCGGATACGCTGGGAGCGGTCGCTGCCCGCCTCTGCCACAGGCCGACAGTCTTGTCCCGCCGGGTGGATTATCCGCTTCGGGATGCGCCGTTGGTGCGCTGGCGCTACGAAAACCTCTTCGACCACATCATCGCGATTTCGGAGGCGATCCGCCGGGTTGTCATCGCGGGCGGGGTTGCGGCCGAGAACGTGACCACCGTCCACAGTGCGGTGAATATCGAGCAGTTCCACCCTGATGCCGAGCGGGCGGCTGCTGCGCGCTCCGAGCTGGGCGTAGCCCCGGACGCACCCCTGTTCGCCATCGTCGCGCACATGATCCCACGAAAAGGGCATGACGTCTTGTGGAACGCGGTGAAACGGCTGTCGGACGAAGCGCCAGAGCTCCGTGTCGCCGTATTCGGCAAAGGGGATTCGGAGCAGCGGCTTCGCGACCGCGCCGCGGAGTTGGGCATCGATGGACACCTGGTCTGGTGCGGCTTTCGGGAGGACCTGCCGGATGTGCTTCCGGCGATCGATTGCCTCGTGCACCCCGCGAGGATGGAGGGACTGGGGGTGGCCATCCTTCAGGCGCTCGCGTGCGCCAAACCGGTGATCGCGTGTCCGGTGGGCGGCATTCCCGAAGCGGTCAGCCCCCCGGAGGACGGCTGGCTGGTTCCTGTCGATGATGACGCCGCTTTGGCCGACGCCATGCGGAGCGTTATCGCCGATCCCAGCGCGGCAGCGCTCAAAGGCGCCGCGGGCCGCATCTTGATGGAGCGATCCTTCAGCGTGGACGCCATGGTGGAAGGCAACCTCGCCGTCTACGAGAAGGTGCTGCGGCGCGATCCCCGCACCGGCGTGCCCGTTTCCGCCGCCGGTCCCGCGTAG
- a CDS encoding glycosyltransferase family 9 protein, with product MTDLTQKRFDRILVVKLSAIGDVIMATPFARGLKDLYPDAQIDWVVEPLSADILRGNPYLRDVIVWNRAKGKAAKGLKGVLSFAKDTLSLRRRLHGRYDVAFDIQGLGRSAAAMWAGGAPIRVGKDDAREGGRLLLTHAFPVPEPTYRAAIQYTGILRFLGHQNPPIDLEVFPDDGNRARADALLAGFDSPRGFVSITPATTRPYKHWTNEAFAETLDLLKDSFGLEAVIHGGPADVEMAEGIAGLCRSVRPRIVAGQTTLRDAAEVIRRSRLLVGVDTGLMHFGMATGTPTVAIFGPTNPHRLRDEPHVRVLRQSAILRQDNIVKKRDWWEDRSIDLNTPADVLAAASDLLSEVAAA from the coding sequence ATGACGGACCTGACGCAAAAGAGATTTGACCGCATTCTCGTCGTCAAGCTCAGCGCTATCGGCGACGTCATCATGGCGACGCCGTTCGCGCGCGGGCTAAAGGACCTGTATCCGGATGCGCAGATCGACTGGGTTGTCGAGCCGTTGAGCGCGGACATACTCCGAGGCAATCCGTATCTGAGGGATGTTATCGTCTGGAATCGCGCAAAGGGTAAGGCCGCCAAAGGCCTGAAGGGCGTCCTGTCGTTCGCGAAAGACACCTTGAGCCTCCGCCGGCGCCTCCACGGCCGCTACGACGTTGCATTCGACATCCAGGGGCTTGGTCGAAGCGCCGCGGCGATGTGGGCGGGCGGGGCGCCTATCCGGGTCGGGAAGGACGACGCTCGCGAGGGGGGGCGATTGCTGCTGACGCATGCGTTCCCCGTACCGGAACCGACCTACCGCGCCGCCATCCAGTACACCGGAATCCTGCGTTTCCTCGGGCATCAGAACCCGCCCATTGACCTGGAAGTCTTCCCGGATGACGGCAACCGGGCGAGGGCGGACGCCCTGCTCGCCGGGTTCGACTCACCCCGCGGTTTCGTATCAATCACGCCCGCGACTACCCGCCCCTACAAACATTGGACCAATGAGGCGTTCGCGGAGACGCTCGATCTATTGAAGGATTCGTTCGGCCTGGAGGCGGTGATCCACGGCGGTCCCGCGGACGTCGAAATGGCGGAGGGTATCGCGGGGCTATGTCGGAGCGTCCGTCCGCGCATCGTCGCAGGCCAGACCACGCTCCGGGATGCGGCGGAGGTGATTCGCCGGTCCAGGCTGCTCGTGGGCGTTGATACCGGGCTGATGCACTTCGGTATGGCGACGGGAACGCCCACGGTCGCGATCTTCGGGCCTACAAACCCGCATCGGCTGCGGGACGAACCCCACGTTCGCGTGCTGCGGCAGAGCGCCATCCTGCGCCAGGACAACATCGTCAAGAAGCGGGATTGGTGGGAAGACCGTTCCATCGACCTGAACACTCCGGCCGACGTGCTGGCCGCGGCGAGCGACCTGTTGAGTGAGGTAGCGGCGGCGTGA
- a CDS encoding malectin domain-containing carbohydrate-binding protein, which translates to MKKRVRSVIPVLLALAAPCGARVAVVCPRGASPMERLGALEVRRYFYLRTGEMPEIVEIAPRTGDVVTVANAPNPSRLGLKPQQYLLKTSTERNRRLVTVAGGDSPGTLYGAYALCERLGVRFYLHSDVIPDKRIPARLPIINERGRPLFALRGIQPFHDFPEGPDWWSEDACRAVIGQLPKLRMNFIGLHTYPEPIAEPATWIGQVSDMDANGRVNAGYPAAWFNTALTTWGYTAKKTSDYSFGADLLYDRDDYGSDVMRGLTPRPATAQQGAQVFSRAASMLRTAFTDAKALGVKTCIGTETPLTVPSQVKARLKAAGKDPADAGAVRELYKGIFLRLMRACPVDFYWLWTPEGWTWDGASPEQVSATLNDMKAADAAARSAKAPFKMAACGWVLGPQNDRSLLDRELPRDWSLSAINRSVGMSPVEPGFADVRKHGKWAIPWLEDDPGLTAPQLWAGRMRADAADALDYGCNGLMGIHWRTRVVGPNVSALAKAAWDQSPWRRALPKQVETVQGQVSSFPGAAIADTTEAPVYRDVRYEMSAYRLAIPNGTYTVTLKFCEPYYSEAGKRVFDVSIQGRPVLENLDVFARVGKDRALDYTYPGVKVNDGKLNIAFGKRVEFPCIAGIAVETPGFSRKINCGGPAWRDYEADIVEAPRDRPIIDFYRDWAAVEFGPEIGTAAAALFAKLDGKLPRPVGWIDGPGGLGPDNRAWSEAAPEYAFVDEFAALGIRVTGAGERDRYGYWLAQFRYLRATARLRCDWGTFERAMGEVKAVPGADKARMAVERALPARVAMVKDLREVYTQMLRFVSSPGEMGTITNWEQHIGTGLMGRTGADLAAALGKALPPESLPGKGYAGPLRVFVPVVRTSAMRHERLKLQATVLSAASPASFTLCWRPMGRGSFRTVPVRHIARGVYSVALPSATEDFEYYVKVVDKAGEKAVWPASAPAICQTVVVWGNGK; encoded by the coding sequence ATGAAGAAGCGCGTGAGGTCTGTCATCCCGGTGCTCCTTGCCCTGGCGGCACCCTGCGGCGCGCGCGTGGCGGTTGTCTGTCCCCGCGGGGCCTCGCCGATGGAGCGACTGGGCGCGTTGGAAGTGAGGCGCTATTTCTACCTGCGCACCGGAGAAATGCCGGAGATTGTGGAAATTGCGCCGCGGACCGGCGACGTGGTAACCGTGGCAAATGCCCCCAACCCCTCGCGGCTCGGGCTGAAGCCTCAACAGTATCTCCTCAAGACCTCAACGGAGCGAAATAGAAGGCTCGTGACCGTGGCGGGCGGTGACTCGCCCGGAACGCTGTACGGGGCGTACGCCCTCTGCGAGCGGCTGGGGGTCCGGTTCTACCTCCATAGCGATGTAATTCCGGATAAGCGCATCCCCGCGCGACTGCCCATCATCAACGAGCGCGGGCGCCCCCTGTTCGCTCTTCGCGGTATCCAGCCGTTCCACGATTTTCCCGAAGGTCCCGACTGGTGGAGCGAGGACGCTTGCCGCGCGGTCATCGGTCAACTGCCCAAATTGCGCATGAACTTCATCGGCCTGCACACGTATCCTGAGCCTATCGCCGAACCGGCCACGTGGATCGGGCAGGTTTCGGATATGGACGCGAACGGACGTGTCAATGCCGGCTACCCGGCCGCGTGGTTCAACACCGCGCTCACGACTTGGGGATATACCGCAAAAAAGACGTCCGATTACTCTTTCGGGGCCGATCTCCTCTATGACCGCGACGACTACGGCTCCGATGTGATGCGGGGGCTCACACCTCGCCCCGCGACGGCACAACAGGGGGCTCAAGTCTTCAGCCGTGCGGCCTCGATGCTGCGAACGGCGTTTACCGATGCGAAAGCGCTGGGGGTGAAGACCTGCATCGGAACCGAAACACCGCTCACCGTCCCGTCACAAGTCAAGGCGAGGCTGAAGGCGGCCGGCAAGGACCCCGCGGACGCCGGGGCTGTTCGTGAGTTGTACAAAGGCATATTCCTACGGCTGATGCGGGCGTGCCCGGTTGATTTCTACTGGCTCTGGACGCCCGAAGGCTGGACGTGGGACGGCGCGTCCCCGGAACAGGTCTCGGCAACTTTGAACGATATGAAAGCAGCGGATGCCGCCGCGCGATCTGCGAAGGCGCCGTTCAAAATGGCCGCTTGCGGTTGGGTGCTGGGGCCGCAGAATGACCGCTCGCTGCTCGACCGCGAACTGCCCCGGGACTGGAGCCTCAGCGCCATCAACCGCAGCGTCGGAATGTCGCCGGTTGAACCGGGCTTCGCCGACGTGAGAAAGCACGGCAAATGGGCCATCCCCTGGCTCGAAGACGATCCCGGCCTGACGGCGCCGCAACTGTGGGCAGGCCGAATGCGGGCGGACGCCGCCGATGCACTTGATTACGGCTGTAATGGGCTGATGGGCATCCACTGGCGGACGCGGGTGGTTGGTCCCAATGTCAGCGCGTTGGCCAAAGCCGCGTGGGACCAGAGTCCCTGGCGTCGCGCGCTGCCGAAGCAGGTGGAAACCGTGCAGGGGCAGGTATCGAGTTTCCCCGGCGCAGCCATCGCGGACACCACGGAGGCGCCGGTCTACCGGGACGTTCGGTATGAAATGAGCGCGTACCGCCTGGCGATCCCGAACGGCACGTATACGGTGACGCTCAAGTTTTGCGAGCCGTATTACAGTGAGGCAGGCAAGCGGGTTTTTGATGTCTCCATCCAGGGTCGGCCGGTTCTCGAGAACCTTGACGTGTTCGCCCGCGTCGGCAAAGACCGTGCGCTGGACTATACCTATCCAGGAGTAAAGGTTAACGACGGGAAACTTAACATCGCATTCGGTAAGCGCGTCGAATTCCCCTGCATCGCGGGCATCGCCGTGGAAACTCCGGGGTTCAGCCGAAAGATCAACTGCGGCGGGCCGGCATGGAGAGACTATGAGGCAGACATCGTGGAGGCACCGCGCGATCGACCCATAATCGATTTCTACCGGGATTGGGCGGCGGTGGAGTTCGGCCCGGAGATCGGGACAGCGGCCGCTGCGCTGTTCGCGAAACTGGACGGAAAACTGCCGAGACCCGTGGGTTGGATCGATGGGCCGGGAGGGCTGGGTCCGGATAACCGGGCTTGGAGTGAAGCGGCGCCCGAATATGCCTTCGTAGATGAATTTGCGGCGCTGGGTATCCGCGTAACGGGCGCCGGCGAGCGCGACCGGTACGGCTACTGGTTGGCGCAGTTCCGGTATCTTCGCGCCACGGCGCGCTTACGGTGTGACTGGGGAACCTTCGAGCGCGCGATGGGCGAGGTGAAAGCTGTGCCGGGTGCGGACAAGGCGCGGATGGCCGTAGAGCGGGCGCTGCCCGCGCGTGTCGCTATGGTCAAGGATCTGCGAGAGGTTTATACGCAGATGCTTCGTTTCGTGAGCAGCCCGGGCGAAATGGGTACCATCACGAATTGGGAACAGCATATAGGCACGGGCCTCATGGGGCGAACGGGCGCCGACCTTGCGGCTGCCCTTGGTAAGGCTCTGCCGCCGGAATCATTGCCCGGTAAGGGATACGCCGGCCCGCTGCGTGTGTTCGTACCTGTGGTCCGGACTTCCGCGATGCGCCACGAACGCCTGAAGTTGCAGGCGACCGTTCTGTCGGCAGCCAGTCCCGCTTCTTTCACACTGTGCTGGCGGCCGATGGGGCGTGGAAGTTTCCGCACGGTCCCCGTACGGCATATTGCGCGCGGTGTTTACAGCGTGGCATTGCCTTCCGCGACCGAGGATTTCGAGTATTACGTTAAGGTTGTTGACAAGGCAGGTGAGAAGGCCGTGTGGCCCGCCTCGGCGCCGGCAATCTGTCAGACGGTGGTCGTGTGGGGGAATGGGAAGTGA
- the lpxK gene encoding tetraacyldisaccharide 4'-kinase — translation MSNRTDRVLAIMRDEEQGAGASAARFVLWLVSGVYTAVITLYWLMYRAGMLRKVRLRAVVLSVGNVTVGGTGKTTTIQYLGSLLARNGTRAAVLSYGYRAGDKDAVNVVSDGECVRMTAAAAGDEAVLLARALPGTPVLIGRRRVLSGAEAERRFAPDVLLCDDAFQYWRLHRDVDLVLVDAVEPWGYGYVLPRGLLREPKRQLRRADAILITHSDLVTPQRLNALKAEVGAMGAPVWTARHAPCGLTDLEGGNPAPADALKGAAVLAVSSLGDPASFEATLTMLGAAVTPCRFADHHRYTQAEVAEVEERARESGLRIVTTAKDAVKLEGLASAESWRVLGVTLAVDDSESFDTWILQYTRRD, via the coding sequence GTGAGCAACCGTACCGACCGCGTGCTGGCCATTATGCGCGACGAGGAGCAGGGGGCAGGGGCCTCCGCCGCGCGATTCGTGTTGTGGCTGGTCTCAGGCGTCTACACGGCGGTCATCACTCTATACTGGCTGATGTACCGTGCCGGAATGCTGAGGAAGGTGCGCCTGCGGGCGGTAGTACTCAGTGTCGGCAATGTTACTGTCGGCGGCACCGGCAAAACGACGACGATTCAGTACCTGGGAAGCCTGCTGGCCCGCAACGGGACGCGCGCGGCCGTGTTGAGTTACGGATATCGGGCCGGTGATAAGGACGCCGTAAATGTGGTTTCGGATGGCGAGTGCGTCCGCATGACCGCGGCGGCCGCCGGCGACGAAGCGGTGCTTCTGGCCCGGGCGCTGCCTGGAACACCGGTTCTGATAGGGCGGCGGCGCGTGCTGTCGGGCGCAGAGGCGGAACGGCGTTTCGCGCCCGATGTGTTGTTGTGTGACGATGCATTCCAGTACTGGCGGCTTCACCGCGACGTGGACCTGGTGCTCGTCGACGCCGTGGAACCTTGGGGCTACGGGTATGTGCTGCCGCGGGGCCTGCTTCGTGAACCGAAGCGCCAATTGCGCCGAGCCGATGCGATCCTGATCACGCATTCGGATCTGGTGACGCCTCAAAGGCTGAACGCGCTGAAGGCCGAAGTGGGAGCGATGGGCGCGCCGGTCTGGACCGCGCGCCACGCTCCCTGCGGCTTGACGGACCTTGAAGGCGGAAACCCGGCGCCCGCGGACGCTCTGAAGGGCGCCGCGGTTCTGGCAGTGTCATCGCTCGGCGATCCGGCGTCGTTCGAAGCGACGCTGACGATGCTGGGGGCGGCCGTAACGCCGTGCCGTTTCGCCGACCATCATCGCTACACACAGGCCGAGGTGGCGGAAGTCGAGGAAAGGGCTCGCGAAAGCGGCCTCCGTATTGTGACGACGGCGAAGGACGCCGTGAAACTGGAAGGACTGGCGAGCGCCGAATCCTGGCGCGTACTTGGCGTCACCCTGGCCGTGGATGACTCTGAATCGTTTGATACATGGATTCTTCAATACACAAGAAGGGATTGA
- a CDS encoding lysophospholipid acyltransferase family protein, whose translation MDSSIHKKGLSRKGAELWLGRTALMGVSRLALALPEKTALRVGAGLGALWYRSSRRYRLVAVNNLRQVYGNEWDHARIEQTALDMFRHLGMNLIEFLRFSGTDLRRLDTLVSVEGEEYAREALSRGHGILAITAHYGNFELFGATFVRKGYPLSVIARDADDAPTNDFINGIRERMGYRVFSRRNAARQSIGVLRRNEVLGVLPDQNDTQGIFVPFFGRLAATASGPAYMAIRTGATVLPAFIHREPDGSHIVKIFPPIEYVVSDDLQADVKALTVQINKAVETAVKEHPEQWLWLHNRWKTRPPEELEGGCGDPVQ comes from the coding sequence ATGGATTCTTCAATACACAAGAAGGGATTGAGCCGGAAGGGGGCCGAGTTGTGGCTGGGCCGTACCGCCTTGATGGGTGTTTCGCGGCTCGCTCTGGCTCTTCCCGAGAAGACGGCGCTGCGCGTGGGCGCCGGGCTTGGGGCGCTGTGGTATCGATCCTCGCGGAGGTACCGCCTCGTGGCAGTGAACAACCTGAGGCAGGTATACGGCAATGAGTGGGACCATGCGCGTATCGAGCAGACGGCGCTGGACATGTTCCGTCATCTCGGAATGAACCTCATCGAATTCCTGCGGTTCAGCGGAACGGATCTCAGGCGTCTGGACACGCTGGTAAGTGTAGAGGGCGAGGAGTATGCGCGGGAAGCTCTCTCCCGCGGCCACGGCATCCTGGCGATAACGGCGCATTACGGGAATTTCGAATTGTTCGGCGCGACGTTCGTCCGGAAGGGATATCCCCTCAGTGTCATCGCGCGCGATGCGGACGACGCGCCCACGAACGATTTCATCAACGGCATCCGTGAGCGGATGGGTTACCGCGTGTTTTCCAGGCGCAACGCCGCGCGGCAAAGCATCGGGGTGCTCCGGCGGAACGAAGTGCTGGGAGTCCTGCCGGACCAGAACGACACCCAAGGCATCTTCGTACCGTTCTTCGGGCGCCTTGCCGCCACCGCGAGTGGCCCCGCGTATATGGCGATACGGACCGGCGCCACCGTGCTCCCGGCGTTCATCCACCGTGAGCCGGACGGCAGCCACATCGTGAAGATTTTCCCTCCCATCGAGTACGTCGTCTCCGACGATCTACAGGCGGATGTCAAGGCACTGACCGTTCAGATAAACAAGGCAGTTGAAACCGCCGTGAAAGAACACCCGGAGCAATGGCTCTGGCTGCACAATCGTTGGAAGACACGCCCACCCGAAGAGCTTGAGGGCGGTTGCGGAGACCCGGTTCAATGA